Proteins encoded by one window of Vigna radiata var. radiata cultivar VC1973A chromosome 5, Vradiata_ver6, whole genome shotgun sequence:
- the LOC106760894 gene encoding GATA transcription factor 25, which yields MYDPVNQIVPAEDNDASDQHIHYSSHTIEDVGAVVEHVSADSLYVPPPEISIHDSSQLTLSFRGQVYVFDAVTPDKVQAVLLLLGGSELTSGSQCAEELSPQNHAGAAEFPARCSLPQRVASLNRFRQKRKERCFDKKVRYSVRQEVALRMHRNKGQFTSSKKQNGANSWGSDQESGQEAVQSETSCTHCGTSSKSTPMMRRGPSGPRSLCNACGLFWANRGTLRDLSKRNQELSIVPLEQVGVGNNNNLDCLSIIPAQHDNHVNDNKALVSDR from the exons ATGTACGATCCCGTGAACCAGATCGTCCCCGCCGAAGACAACGACGCCTCCGACCAACACATCCATTACAGCTCCCACACCATAGAAGACGTTGGCGCCGTCGTCGAACACGTTTCAGCCGACTCCCTTTACGTTCCACCCCCTGAAATCTCTATCCACGATTCTAGCCAGCTCACGCTCTCGTTTCGGGGCCAAGTCTATGTCTTCGATGCCGTCACACCTGATAAG GTCCAAGCAGTATTGTTGCTCTTGGGAGGAAGTGAACTAACTTCGGGCTCGCAATGTGCGGAGGAACTATCCCCTCAAAATCATGCG GGTGCAGCAGAATTTCCTGCAAGATGCAGTCTACCACAGCGAGTAGCATCGTTGAATAGGTTCCGTCAGAAGAGGAAAGAGCGGTGCTTTGATAAGAAAGTTAGATATAGTGTACGTCAAGAAGTTGCACTCAG GATGCATCGTAACAAGGGTCAATTTACTTCATCTAAGAAACAAAATGGAGCTAATAGTTGGGGTTCAGACCAAGAGTCAGGACAGGAGGCTGTTCAATCTGAAACATC TTGTACACATTGTGGAACAAGTTCAAAATCCACTCCAATGATGCGAAGGGGTCCCTCTGGTCCAAGGTCACTTTGCAATGCATGCGGGCTTTTTTGGGCAAACAGG GGCACTTTGAGGGATCTTTCGAAGAGAAACCAAGAACTCTCTATTGTGCCACTTGAGCAG GTTGGTGTgggtaataataataacttggACTGTCTGAGCATTATCCCTGCACAACATGACAATCATGTTAATGATAACAAAGCTTTGGTATCTGATCGTTGA